One part of the Drosophila teissieri strain GT53w chromosome 3R, Prin_Dtei_1.1, whole genome shotgun sequence genome encodes these proteins:
- the LOC122622517 gene encoding tropomyosin-1, isoforms 9A/A/B isoform X13 — MTTSIPQGTLLDVLKKKMRQTKEEMEKYKDECEEFHKRLQLEVVRREEAESEVAALNRRIQLLEEDLERSEERLGSATAKLSEASQAADESERARKILENRALADEERMDALENQLKEARFLAEEADKKYDEVARKLAMVEADLERAEERAEQGENKIVELEEELRVVGNNLKSLEVSEEKANQREEEYKNQIKTLNTRLKEAEARAEFAERSVQKLQKEVDRLEDEMIKEIEHYALVGDQLDWTFVEMMGMPPFYNERYPKPPTPELTEEEKAALEATAIAEAEAKARAEELAALGEQAGAEAGEGGAPAEGAAPGEPGAATEAGAEAPPAEPERIPTPPPPPPFEYSIDLPPEGAEVPYVRNAEPGDFAPPAEAPPAEGAPPAEGAPPAEGAPPAEGAPAAEGAPPAEGAPAAAPAEGEAAPPAPAAEGDAAAAPPPPPPAEGEAAPAAAPAPAEGEAPPAPPAEAAPAAEAPPA, encoded by the exons GCCGAATCCGAGGTTGCCGCTCTGAACCGTCGCATCCAGTTGCTCGAAGAAGACTTGGAGCGCTCTGAGGAGCGTCTGGGCTCCGCCACAGCCAAGCTGTCGGAAGCCTCTCAGGCCGCCGATGAGAGCGAACG TGCTCGCAAAATTCTTGAGAACCGCGCCCTTGCCGATGAAGAACGCATGGACGCTCTCGAGAATCAGCTGAAGGAAGCGCGTTTCCTTGCTGAGGAGGCTGACAAGAAATACGATGAG GTTGCCCGTAAATTGGCCATGGTTGAAGCCGATTTGGAACGTGCCGAAGAGCGTGCCGAGCAGGGTGAAAA CAAAATTGTGGAGCTTGAGGAGGAGCTGCGCGTGGTTGGCAACAACCTGAAGTCCCTGGAAGTCTCTGAGGAGAAG GCCAACCAACGTGAGGAGGAGTACAAGAACCAGATCAAGACCCTCAACACCCGTCTAAAGGAG GCTGAGGCTCGTGCTGAGTTCGCTGAACGCTCCGTTCAGAAGTTGCAGAAGGAAGTCGACAGGCTCGAAG ACGAGATGATCAAAGAGATCGAGCACTATGCCCTCGTCGGCGACCAGCTGGACTGGACCTTCGTGGAGATGATGGGCATGCCGCCATTCTACAACGAGCGCTACCCGAAGCCGCCCACACCGGAGCTCACCGAGGAGGAGAAGGCCGCCCTGGAGGCCACTGCCATTGCCGAGGCCGAGGCGAAGGCCAGGGCCGAGGAGCTGGCCGCCCTCGGCGAGCAGGCAGGCGCAGAGGCTGGGGAGGGAGGTGCCCCAGCGGAAGGCGCTGCTCCTGGCGAGCCTGGTGCGGCAACTGAGGCCGGCGCTGAGGCACCACCGGCCGAACCCGAGAGGATCCCcacgccaccaccaccgccaccattCGAGTACTCCATCGATCTGCCCCCAGAGGGTGCTGAGGTGCCGTACGTCAGGAACGCGGAGCCGGGAGACTTTGCGCCGCCTGCAGAAGCACCACCAGCTGAAGGAGCTCCACCAGCGGAAGGAGCCCCACCAGCGGAAGGAGCCCCACCAGCCGAGGGAGCACCAGCGGCAGAGGGAGCTCCACCGGCAGAAGGAGCACCTGCAGCTGCGCCTGCTGAGGGTGAAGCTGCTCCACCAGCACCGGCTGCAGAGGGCGATGCCGCCGCcgcaccgccaccaccaccgccggctGAGGGAGaggctgctcctgcagctgctccggCACCAGCTGAGGGCGAAgccccaccagcaccacctgCCGAAGCGGCTCCCGCTGCTGAAGCGCCTCCTGCTTAG
- the LOC122622517 gene encoding tropomyosin-1, isoforms 9A/A/B isoform X14, with amino-acid sequence MTTSIPQGTLLDVLKKKMRQTKEEMEKYKDECEEFHKRLQLEVVRREEAESEVAALNRRIQLLEEDLERSEERLGSATAKLSEASQAADESERIRKALENRTNMEDDKVALLENQLAQAKLIAEEADKKYEEVARKLVLMEQDLERSEEKVELSESKIVELEEELRVVGNNLKSLEVSEEKANQREEEYKNQIKTLNTRLKEAEARAEFAERSVQKLQKEVDRLEDEMIKEIEHYALVGDQLDWTFVEMMGMPPFYNERYPKPPTPELTEEEKAALEATAIAEAEAKARAEELAALGEQAGAEAGEGGAPAEGAAPGEPGAATEAGAEAPPAEPERIPTPPPPPPFEYSIDLPPEGAEVPYVRNAEPGDFAPPAEAPPAEGAPPAEGAPPAEGAPPAEGAPAAEGAPPAEGAPAAAPAEGEAAPPAPAAEGDAAAAPPPPPPAEGEAAPAAAPAPAEGEAPPAPPAEAAPAAEAPPA; translated from the exons GCCGAATCCGAGGTTGCCGCTCTGAACCGTCGCATCCAGTTGCTCGAAGAAGACTTGGAGCGCTCTGAGGAGCGTCTGGGCTCCGCCACAGCCAAGCTGTCGGAAGCCTCTCAGGCCGCCGATGAGAGCGAACG GATACGAAAAGCGCTTGAGAATCGCACAAATATGGAAGATGACAAAGTAGCTCTCTTGGAGAACCAATTAGCGCAAGCGAAATTAATCGCAGAAGAAGCTGATAAGAAATACGAAGAG GTGGCCAGAAAACTCGTGCTCATGGAACAGGATCTGGAGCGTTCCGAGGAGAAGGTCGAGCTCAGCGAAAG CAAAATTGTGGAGCTTGAGGAGGAGCTGCGCGTGGTTGGCAACAACCTGAAGTCCCTGGAAGTCTCTGAGGAGAAG GCCAACCAACGTGAGGAGGAGTACAAGAACCAGATCAAGACCCTCAACACCCGTCTAAAGGAG GCTGAGGCTCGTGCTGAGTTCGCTGAACGCTCCGTTCAGAAGTTGCAGAAGGAAGTCGACAGGCTCGAAG ACGAGATGATCAAAGAGATCGAGCACTATGCCCTCGTCGGCGACCAGCTGGACTGGACCTTCGTGGAGATGATGGGCATGCCGCCATTCTACAACGAGCGCTACCCGAAGCCGCCCACACCGGAGCTCACCGAGGAGGAGAAGGCCGCCCTGGAGGCCACTGCCATTGCCGAGGCCGAGGCGAAGGCCAGGGCCGAGGAGCTGGCCGCCCTCGGCGAGCAGGCAGGCGCAGAGGCTGGGGAGGGAGGTGCCCCAGCGGAAGGCGCTGCTCCTGGCGAGCCTGGTGCGGCAACTGAGGCCGGCGCTGAGGCACCACCGGCCGAACCCGAGAGGATCCCcacgccaccaccaccgccaccattCGAGTACTCCATCGATCTGCCCCCAGAGGGTGCTGAGGTGCCGTACGTCAGGAACGCGGAGCCGGGAGACTTTGCGCCGCCTGCAGAAGCACCACCAGCTGAAGGAGCTCCACCAGCGGAAGGAGCCCCACCAGCGGAAGGAGCCCCACCAGCCGAGGGAGCACCAGCGGCAGAGGGAGCTCCACCGGCAGAAGGAGCACCTGCAGCTGCGCCTGCTGAGGGTGAAGCTGCTCCACCAGCACCGGCTGCAGAGGGCGATGCCGCCGCcgcaccgccaccaccaccgccggctGAGGGAGaggctgctcctgcagctgctccggCACCAGCTGAGGGCGAAgccccaccagcaccacctgCCGAAGCGGCTCCCGCTGCTGAAGCGCCTCCTGCTTAG
- the LOC122622522 gene encoding tropomyosin-1, isoforms 33/34-like: protein MIGDSLDEAFVDLIKGLEPFWNPRNPKPPTPKLPTPTPEELAAMEEARAAAEAAAAAEAEAAEAAAAAGEPGADGAPAAPGEEKAPAKEPTPPKEPTPPPPPPPPFEYSIDLPPEGAEVPYVKNYEPPPPGSEPEPVPAAEGEAAPAAEGAAPPAEGAAPPAEGAAPPAEGAAPPAEGAAPAAEGAAPPADGAAPPTEGAAPPADAAAAPADAAAPAAEAAPAEAPAAEAPAAEAPPAEAAPAEAAPAAAEGEAPPA from the coding sequence ATGATTGGCGACAGCTTGGACGAGGCCTTCGTGGACCTCATTAAGGGCCTGGAGCCGTTCTGGAATCCGCGTAACCCCAAGCCGCCGACTCCCAAGCTCCCGACGCCCACGCCAGAGGAACTGGCCGCCATGGAGGAGGCACGAGCGGCAGCCGAAGCCGCCGCAGCTGCAGAAGCGGAAGCCGCCGAAGCAGCAGCCGCTGCAGGCGAACCCGGGGCAGATGGTGCGCCCGCTGCACCCGGAGAGGAAAAGGCACCGGCCAAGGAACCCACTCCGCCCAAGGAGCCTactcctccaccaccaccaccaccgccattCGAGTACTCGATCGATCTGCCCCCAGAGGGTGCCGAGGTGCCCTATGTCAAGAACTAcgagccaccaccacccggATCCGAGCCAGAGCCAGTGCCAGCCGCTGAAGGAGAGGCTGCTCCGGCTGCAGAGggtgctgctcctccggctgAGGGTGCTGCTCCGCCCGCTGAAGGTGCTGCTCCGCCCGCTGAaggtgctgctcctccagctgaaggtgctgctcctgcagctgagggtgctgctcctccagctgacGGTGCTGCTCCTCCTACTGAGggcgctgctcctccagccgATGCTGCCGCAGCTCCAGCTGATGCAGCGGCTCCAGCTGCCGAGGCTGCTCCAGCTGAAGCTCCTGCAGCCGAAGCCCCCGCCGCCGAAGCTCCTCCAGCTGAAGCCGCGCCCGCCGAAGCGGCTCCCGCTGCTGCCGAAGGCGAGGCACCTCCAGCTTAA